The genome window AGTCGATGCGCGAGGTGAACCCCTCGCCGTACATGTATCTGCTCGAACACGACGACCTGACCGTCGTCGGCGCGAGCCCGGAGACGCTGATCTCCGTTCGCGGTCGCGAAGTGATGTCCAACCCGATCGCAGGCACCTGCAACCGGGGGACGAGTCCGGTCGAGGACCGACGACTGGCGGGCGAGATGCTCGCCGACGAAAAGGAGCGTGCCGAGCACACGATGCTGGTCGACCTCGCGCGAAACGACGTCCGACGGGTCTCAGAACCGGGTTCGGTCCGCGTCGAGGAGTTCATGAACGTCCTCAAGTACAGTCACGTCCAGCACATCGAGTCGACCGTCACGGGGACGCTGGCGGCGGACACCGACGCCGCCGAGCCGCGCTCGGCTGCTCGGGAGACCTCGTCTCCCGACGCGTTCGACGCAACCAGAGCCTCGTTCCCGGCCGGAACGCTCTCCGGCGCGCCGAAAATTCGCGCGATGGAGATCATCGACGACCTCGAGACCACGCCCCGTGGCCTCTACGGCGGCGGCGTCGGCTACTACTCCTGGACCGGCGACGCCGACTTCGCCATCGTGATTCGCACGGCAACGATCGCAGATGACGGCGACAACCAGCGGATTACGGTTCAGGCCGGTGCGGGACTGGTCGCCGACAGCGACCCCACGGCCGAATACGAAGAGACTGAGAAGAAGATGGGTGGCGTGCTCTCCGCCCTCGAGGCGATCGAGACGTCAGCGGATTCCACCGTCGAAGAGTCAGCCGACACGCTCGAGTCACCGGAGGTGAGCCGATGAGCGCACCCGCGATCGGCGAGGACGACGCGAGCGAAGACGCAGCCAAACCGCTCACCGTGTTATTCGTCGACAACTACGACTCGTTTACGTACAACCTAGTCGAGTACGTCAGCCAACAGGCGGGGACCGAAACCGAGGTCGTCAAGAACACGGCCTCGCTCGAGGAAATTCGAGCCGTCGGTCCCGACGCCATCGTCATCAGCCCCGGGCCGGGCCACCCCGAAAACGACCGCGACGTCGGTGTCTCGGCAGCCGTCCTCCGCGAGCTAAGTCCCGAAATCCCGACCCTCGGCGTCTGTCTCGGGCTCGAGGCGGCAGTCTACGAGTACGGCGGGACGGTCGGTCGCGCGCCCGATCCGATCCACGGCAAGGCGTCGGCGGTCGACCACGACGGCGAGGGCGTCTTCGACGGCCTCGAGCAGGGCTTTCGGGCGGGTCGGTATCACTCGCTGGTCGCGCTCGAGGTGCCGGAGTGCTTCGAGGTGTCGGCGACCGCAGAACACGGAGACGAGACGCTCGTGATGGGGATTCGCCACCGCGAGTACCCACTCGAGGCGGTGCAGTTCCATCCCGAAAGCGTGCTCACGGCCGTCGGTCACGACGTGATCGAGAACTTCTTGCGTACTGTCTGAGCGGTCGGGGTGGAATGTGAAGTCGTTGGCCGGTCAGAACGGCAACCCGACGAACCCGGTAGCATAGAGCGCTGCGAGTATCACGGCAGCGACGATTCCGACCCGAATAGCGATTTTGATCGCGATTTTGATCGCGATGACGGCGACCGCGAAGGCGGCGAGTACGGCCAGGGCAAGCAGAATCGTCCCCGACGACAGTGGTTCGAGCATACTCCAGTCCCCGTAGCGAATCGACGTAATCTTTCTGGATGCCGTGACTAAAATGAGATCGTGACAACCGGTCGTGCGTAGGGATGAGACGCCTACCAATCGGCGAGACGGGAATATTGACGGATACGGCAGTAGATCAGTCGTGCTCCTCTACTTTCACTCCGGTCTGAAAATCGTTAAGACGGTCGGTCACGTAGGTCCGTACGAACCCGGACGGGACCGTTTCAGCGGTCGCCGCCGAACCGGACCGAAACAAGAGAGAGCTATCTATGAAAGTGAGTTTGTTCTACTACAAGAAAAGTAGGACGACAACACCACGTTTTATGAGGGATGCATGAATACCGAACCTTCGTCACGAATGATGAGAGCCAGGACCCGGATTTGTAACAGAATCGCCACCCGACGGCGGGATAGCTACGAGGTGTCCCGCGCATGAGCCAGCAGGACCTCTCTGCGGAGGAGTTAACCCTCCCGATCAAGCGCACCGAGGGAGAGACCCTCGAGGAGCGCATGACTGCCAACGCCTACCATAACATCCTCCCCGCACGCTACCTGCGTAAGGATGCAACCGGCGAACTCGTCGAAACACAAGAGGAGCTCTTCGAGCGCATCGGCCAGAACATCGCTCTTGCGGAAGCCGTCTACGAAGCCGACAATCAGGACCTCGAGATCACCGTCACGCCAGAGCAGCTCAAGCCCGGCCATCCGCGCCGGGACGAACTCGCCGAAGAGGTCTTCGGCGACGGCGTCACGACGGACGACAGCGAGGGATCGGAGATCCCTCGAGAAGACGGCGAAGCCGTCGACGACGTCGAGATCACCCTCAGCGAGGAGAACGTCAACAAGTTCGCCTACGACACCGTCGTACCGGAACTGCCCGACGAAATCCGAGCGCACGTCGAGGACGTCGCCGAGACGTTCATCGAGGGGATGGAGACGCTTTCGTTTATGCCGAACTCGCCGACCCTGATGAACGCCGGCGACGAGCTCCAGCAGCTCTCTGCCTGTTTCGTTATGAGCCCCGACGACGACCTCTCGAACATCCACGAGACGGCAAAGAAGGCCGCCGAAGTGTTCCAGAGCGGTGGCGGTGTCGGCTACGGGTTCTGGCAGCTCCGTCCGTTCGGCGACTCGGTCGGTTCGACCGGTGGCATCGCCTCCGGCCCGATCACCTTTATGCGGACCTACGACCAGCTCTGTGAGACGATCGCTCAGGGCGGCACCCGACGTGGCGCCCAGATGGGCATCATGCGAGTCTCTCACCCCGACGTCATCGAGTTCATCCACGCGAAGAACAAGGACGTCTCGCTTGCCCACACGCTCCGACTCAACGACCCCGACGACTACACCTACACGACGTTCGCCGAGGCACTCGAGGAAGCTCGCGAACTCATCGACGACGACGGTCGCGTCCCGAAACACCTGCGAAACGCCGTCGAGGGCCACCTCTCGAACTTCAATATCTCCGTCGGCGTCACCGACGCCTTCATGGACGCCCTCCAGAACGGCGAGGAGTACGTTTTCACCAACCCACGGACTGAAGAACCCCACATCGCTACCGAGGAAACCAAGGAGATGTACAGCCGGTACGACCTCGGCGAGCACGTCGAGGTCGGCGAGCCGCTGTCGATCCCTGCCGAACTCATCTGGGGGCGAATCGTCGAGGGCGCCCACGAAAACGGCGAACCTGGCGTCATCTATCTCGAGCGTGTCAACAAAGAACACTCATTCGACGTCGAGGAGCATCCGGACCACCGCATCCTCGCGACGAACCCGTGTGGCGAACAGCCACTCGAGGAGTTCGAGGCCTGTAACCTGGGTCACATCAACCTCTCGACGCTCGCGGACTTCGAGGCGCCCGACTGGCGCGTCTGGTTCGACGAGCACGGCGACGAGTACGACAGCCAGGAAGCAGCCGTCGCCGCCTTCCTCGAGGAGGCCATCGACTTCGAGGAGTTCGACGAGCGCATCGAGTACGGCACCCGATTCCTCGAGAACGTCGTCACGATGAGTGACTTCCCGGTCGAAGAGATCGAGGAGAAAGTCCGCAACATGCGCAAGATCGGGCTGGGCATCATGGGACTGGCCCAGCTGTACATCCAGCTTGGCATCCGCTACGGCTCCGACGCAGGCAACGAGGTCGCCCGTCAGCTGATGACCCACATCAACCACGAGGCCAAAGCGACCAGCCACGAACTCGCACTCGAGCGTGGCTCGTTCGCCGAGTGGGACGACTCGAAGTACGCGACGCCGACCGAGTACCGCGAGTGGTTCGAACACCAGACCGGCGAGGACGCCGACGACTGGGAAGGCGGCTTCCCCATTCGCAACCACAACGTAACGACCATCGCCCCCACCGGGACGACGTCGATGGTCGGCAACACCACGGGTGGCTGTGAGCCCATCTACAACGTCGCGTACTACAAGAACGTCACCGACGACGTCCAGGGCGACGAGATGCTCGTCGAGTTCGACGACTACTTCCTCCGGGTGCTCGAGGCCAACGACATCGACGTCGAGACGGTCAAAGCAGAAGCCCAAGAGCAGATGGCCACCAACCAGTTCGAGGGCGTCGAGGGCCTCTCGACGGTGCCAAACTCGATCGGCGAACTGTTCGTCATCACGAGCGACCTCTCGGCGAAAGACCACGCCGCCGTCCAGTGTGCCTGCCAGGAGGGCGTCGATTCGGCCATCTCGAAGACCGTCAACGCGCCCAACGACTCGAGTCTCGAGGACGCCAAAGACGTCTTCGAGTGGGTCTACGAGAACGGCGGCAAAGGTGTCACCTACTATCGCGACGGCACCCGGAGCAAACAGGTGCTGACCACGCGTGCCGACAACGCCGACTTCGCAGACGAGACCGAAGCCGCGGCGGCACTCGTCGAACAGATCGACGAGATCTTCGGCGGACTCGAGCAGTTCTTAGAGAGCGAGGACGTCCGCGAGGCCCTCGAGGCCGACGTCGACTCCCTGGTCGGTGGTGACGCCATCGAGGTTCACTACACGGAAAAGCGCGACCGACCGGATGCCCTCCAGGGCGTCAGCCAGCGCATCGACACCGGCTACGGGAAGATCTACGTGACGATCAACGAAGATCCCGAAACCGGCCAGCCGTTCGAACTGTTCGCGAACATCGGCCACTCTGGCGGCTTCACTAACTCCTTTACCGAGGCGCTCGCGAAGGTCATCTCGACCTCGCTGCGCTCGGGCGTCGACCCCGATGAGATCGTCGACGAACTCTGTGGCACTCGCAGCCCGAAGGTCGCCTGGGACAAGGGCGAACAGATCCAGTCGATCCCGGACGCCATCGGCACCGCGATGCGTCGCTATCTCGACGGCGAGATCGACAAGCCCTATCCGACCCAGCAAACGCTCGAGGAATCCGCCGACGCTCGAATCACTGAGCACGACGAACACGAGACTGACGGCGGGGCGGCCACCATTGACAGCTCGGACGACGCCACACAGGACCTCATCGACGCCGGCGAGTCACCCGAGTGTCCCGACTGTGGTGCACTCTCGCTGTACTACTCGGAGGGGTGCAAAACCTGCGAGTCCTGTGGCTGGAGCGAGTGCTGACCGGCTGAATCACTGACCACTCGATTTCCCACGTTCTCTTCTCTCGAGTTTAATTGCGCGGACAAGGGTTAGTATCGGTCAGCCTGAAGACACAGTATGGCTGCAGACAGTGACCGATCGGACGAACCGAAAAGACCGGCGGACGCCTCTCGAGAACCGGCATCCGGTGCACCGACCTGTCCACACTGTGAGACACCGCTGTACAAGCGACACTGCAAGTACGTCTGTCCCCAGCACGGCCCCATTATCGACTGTAGCGATCCTTTCCGGTGACGGCGTCTCGGGTTCGAGACGACTCAGCTATCGACCGGCTGCCCCGCAGTTCGGGCTTCCGTTCGGGCCTGGAGAACACGGTAGAGCGGCCCCGCGAGCAGTACTCCCGCCGCGAGGAGGCACGCGGCCGTAAGCGCCAGGCCGAGCTCGCCAAGGCCGCCCGTCGTGATCGTCGCCGCAGAGGCGCCGACGATAACTGCTGCGACCGTCCATGGTAGTTCGCCGATCGCCGTTCCGATGACGAGATGGCGAAGTCTCACTCCGGAGGCAGCCGCAGCACACGTCGAGACGTCCGATGGGATGGGTGCCAGCCGTGAGGCGGTAACGCCGCGGATCGGCCCCGCGGTTCGGTAGTATCGCCTGATCGCATCGCCGGCTCGAGCGAGGAGATCGGAGTTTCGGGCCGTTGCACTCGTCGAGCAGTCGGCTGGGTCGACGAGCCAGCGTGCGGCGAAAAAGACCGGGGTAACGGTCACGACGACGCCGACGAGTGCGATCGGCACGCCGAGACTAACGCCGTATCCGTAGCCGACGACGATTGCGAGCGGCGTCGTTGGCCAGGCGAACAGCGGCCGAACCAGATAGAGTCCGGCCACGACGGCACCGAACAGGACCGGATCGGCAGCGAGCGACTCCACGGCGCTGATGGCCGCCGCCGGCGACACGACCACTCCCGCCCCAACGATCACGGTGACGAGGATCGCTCCGACGATCGCTCGCGTCGGTACCGTCGACATCGATCGGAGTTTCCACTCGACGGTTGAAGCCTTTGTGCCTCGAGCGTCGGAGAGATCCGGACACAACGTTTATTCGCCCCGCGACGACACCACAGACCGATGGATCGTGACGAGCCCGAAGCCGACCAGGACGAGCCGGTCGACGACCGCGTCGCCCTCGGCCTCGCGTTGCTCGAGCGTCTCGAGCACGAAACGCTGTCACTCGCCGAGGTCGTCGACCGGATCGAGACTGTCACGAGCGATCCGACGGCGACGCGGACGATTCTCGACGAGGCAGAACTCCGAGGGATCATCGAACGCGAAGACGGTATTATCCGCCCGAAAAGCCGCCAGTACGTCAGCTTCGATCGCGACGTGATCACCAAAGAAGGCGAGTTCTCCTGTCGGCGCTGTGGTTCGAGTCTCTCTACAGGCTACTTCATCAGGCTCGACGCGGGCGAACTGGGGCCGTTCGGCTCGTCGTGTATTCGAAAGGTAACCGGCCGGGAGTGATCGGGCGACGAAATCGTCCGGACGTGAGAATTGGATCTCCTAGCGGCCCTGTCTGAGTTCGTCGATCAGCTGTTCGATCGTCTCCTGTTGGGCTTCGATGAGGTCGGTTTGACGGTCGACAGCGTCTTCGAGTCGCTCGATCCGCTCTAAGAGCGCCGGATCGGCACCCGACGAGATAGCGTCGGCCGCGTCGGTCACGTCGGTCTCGGTCGTGACGTCGGCCGTCTCGAAGACGTCACCGGGCTCGACCGGTTCGGCCGAATCCGGTTCGTATTCCGGCTCGTCTTCGCGTACGGTAGGTTCGGTTTCGGCCCACGTCTGTGGCCCACCGCTGTGGCTGCCTGGTCGATTCGTTTCAGCATCGGCCGGGTTCGTGACGGCCGATTCACCGGCGACCGACGCGTTCGAGGACGTGCGTTCGCCGTCGACCTCGAGTTCGGGCGGGTCGGCAGACAGTGGCTCGACGCCGTCGCCGAAGTCCATCGACGCACCCCCATCGTCGGTGTCGTCCTCGTCGTCGACCAGTGCGTTGAACTCCTCGAGCGAGTCGACGTCGTGATACTCGAAGAGGGCACGCTGGAGTCGCTCGCGGAGGTCGGCTGCCTCCTCGTTCGGTGCCTTGATCCGCTGTGGGCGACCGTCGACCTCGAGGACGATCTGGGTTGCGACGCTGCCGTCTTCGAACGAGAGGTTCGTGACGTCGCCGAAGTGAAACTCCTCGTAGTCGCCGTCCCAGACGGCCCCGCCGATATGCTTGACGAGGCGTTCACTGGTGAGTATCAGCGTCAACTCGCTGAAGCGGTATGTCTGGACGACGGTCTCACCCGGATCGGTAATCTCGTTGCCGTTCAACACGCCCGCCAGCACCGGGTGGAGAGCACGCTCGGTCTTCTTGGCGGGAATGGTGAACTGCTCGGTTCCTTCGAGTGGGTACTCGAGGGTGAACTTGGTCTTTCGACGGCCTTCCGAAAGGGTGAGGCGGTCGGCGTCGTGGGGATATTCGTCGACTGATTCGTCACTCAAGAGACCGTCCGCTCGATAGACGAGTGTACGCGTAGGGGTAACGAAAAGTTCGTCCTCGCCACCGAGAGAGACTCGGGCTGCGATCTCCTCGTTGTCGAGAGTAGACTGGACGATTCCGGGAACGCTCATATGTCGCGGTATTTCGCACGAGCCTGTGATAAATCCGTGGGTCCCCGTTGCACAGCGACGCCGAATGGGAAGCTTAAAGAAACGGACGCTACTACGAGAAAGTGAGCCCGGGTGGCTTAGCTGGACATAGCGCCGCACTCATAGGGTTCAGAGATTCGGTGCGGTTTCGCCTTGGAAGCCTCCGTGTCCCCCATCGAGGACCGCCGAGCCTCGAACCTGGGACATGCGGAGATCGAGGGTTCGGAGCCCTCCCCGGGCACTTATCAAATTTTATCATTCCCTAACGACTACCCAGTATAGCGTTCACACTGGATACTGTCGCTCTTCGGTCGTTAGTCACCTCGCGATCGTTTCGTCTCCTCCGATAGCGGTGGTCACCTGGCGGAGGTGGGAACGGTGACCGCTCGAGCGCGTCACGACCCGCCTGCTCGTCGACTGGTCGATCCCGTGGAGACGAAAGCCGAGTGCCCGAACCGGTCCTGTAGGCGCTTGATCCGGATCGTCTTCGTTCCCGGTGCTCGACGATACTTCTGTCCGTACTGCGACACCCGTCTTCGCAGTGATCTCGTTGACGGAGGTGCGCCGTGAGCCACGTGGCGACGACCCCGCACGAGTGCGAGGGCAACCTCATCTTCACTGAGAACGGCCTGAGCCCGTACTGGATCGTCGGCAAGCTCCTCACGTCCGGTTACGGCGGCTTCTCCGGCGAGATCGAGACGGAAGTAATCGACGATGAGCCCGTGATTCTTCTCGGGGAAGGGCCGATTGACGCGGGTGATTACCTGGAGCAGGTTGTGCTCTTTCAGCGGCTTGTCGAGATACATCACCTGGGCAACCGGTGCGTCGAAGCCGGTGAGCAGCATATCACAGACGACCAGGAGCTCGACCTCGCCGTAGGGATCGACGAACTCCTCTTTGTACTTCGAGAGGTCGGTGTCGCTCGGTGCCCACTGCTTGACCTCCTCGGGGTCGTTGTGGCCGTGGGAGATGACGACTCGAGACTCTGGGCCGTTCAGGTCGTCGAGCTTCTTCTTGTACTCGATCGCTGCTCGTTTGCTTGTCGTGACGACCATCCTCTTGAACGGGCGAGCGATTTCGTTCTCGGAATGCTCGACGATGTCGAGGGCAACTTCTTCGATCCTCGACTCGGCTTCGGCAAGATCGCGCTCACGAGCATAGCGCTTCTGTATCTCGGCCTTCTCTTCCTCGGTTCGATCTTGAAAGACGCGGTCGAAGAGCCGATCGAGGTTTGCCCCCTCGAGATGGATGTCGGCGAGTCGGCCCTGGTAAAGGATCTCGACAGTGGTGTCGTCCTCGAGCGACTGGTCGATGGTGTAGGTGTCGATGTAGTTGCCGAACGTCCGGCGGGTGTCCTTCTCTTTCTTTTCGATCAACGTCCCGGTGAAACCGATGTAGAAGGCGTTCGGCAGCGCCGTCCGCATGTGGTTCGCTAGCTTCTTGTACTGCGTCCGGGGGGCCTCGTCGACCATCATGTAAATGTCGCTCTCGCGAGAGAGGACCGGAAAGTCACCCTTCTCGTCGTCGTGGAGCTGGAACTTCTGAATGAGGGTGGTGATCGTTTCGCCCGCGTTGGTGCTCAGCTTCTCGCGGAGGTCGTCCATGTCCTCGGCCTTCTTCGGGTTCGGAAAGCCACAGCGCTCGAAGGTGGCGCGTATCTGGTCGTCGAGTGCGGTTCGGTCGGTCACCAACAGCAGCGTCGGGTCAGGCTTTGCTCGTCGCAGTTTCAACCTGATCGTGATCGGTTTCCTGAGACGAACGCAGACACCGCGGTGCATAATTGACCATGATTCGACGAAGGGAAGTGTTCATTGCGCTGTGCCTTTGGGTCATCATTCTACGACACATTCTTTTATACCCTAACCGTCAAAATTATAACTTCTAATTTGAATTGTATAGTTGGACCAAATCCATGAGGAAAATAACACGGGCAGGACAGTCAATCAGTCAAGGCGACAACGATTCACCGATAACAGATACATGAGGCGGCGTCACTTCATCGTCGGTCTCGGAACCGCCACGGCGCTTACCGGCCCGGCTCTCGGCCAGCCTCCAAACCGGAACAATAGGGGAGACCCAGTCGAGAACGTCGATACTGGTGACACCTACGATGCGATACAGCCAGCTGTTGACGAGGCCGAAGAGGGTCACACTATCGAAGTGACATTGGCAACCCTCTTCCAGGAGACTGTAACGATCGAGACGGATTCACTCACGTTGCGGGCGGAAGCCGACTCGCGCGCGCGCGGATGTTTTCGGGAGTGGATACCGTCGCGGTCAAAGAGAGCGGAAACTCCTCGAGGGAGATCGACGGCGACGGTGATAACCTCGTTCTCACAACGACTGGCAACGCCCAACCCACCGTAACAGGGACCTTCGAGACCGTGTTTGTCGAATCGAAGGGTAATTCCCAACCCGAAATCGAGGGAGAAATCGAGCAATTGTACGTTGATGCACGCGGGAACGCAGCCCCGAATATCAGGGGAGACGTCGATAAGCTAACCGTAGTGACGAAAGGGAACGCACACGTAGGCGGCGTGAGCAGCGCCAGCGAGTATACGGAAGTCTCCGAATTCAATTCACAACCAGTACTCGATGGCAGCGTCGAAATTCGTGCTTCCGGGGTCGCAGTCGACGGGTTGGACATCGACACCGACGCGGTTGGAATCGATATTTGGCAGGGATACGGCGATACGACCAGCCTGTCGAACAACGTCGTTTTTGGCACCGACGAACTGGTTGTTGAAGAGGATGACGTTGCCGTCAAAGGGGCCGGGGTTCAGGTTCGGACTGCTCCGGAGACGGAGGAGGTGTCACTGGGCGGTGCCGAAGAGAAGAATCTGTTCGTGGGGCACTGGTGAATCGCCATACTGCGTCGGCTTCGACCGTTAGAACTAGGAAGATGAAGCGGGAAACCGCCGATGCTCTATGTCGAAGATCTCCCGCTTCACGAGCAAAGTGGTTCAGTTAGCTAAAAATGCTGTTGGTGGCTGAGGCGAAGTCGCCGCCCCCGAAGGGGGTGGCGGCTTCGCCGACTACGCTGTCGTATCGTTGCATTGTCTGCGGGTTTACTTGGAGAAGTCCTACCGAGAAGCGTTGGATCTGCTAAGCGAGATGCCACATATTCTCGTGGAGATCGGCCTTGAACCGGCCGATCTCCCCGACCACTCCACGCTAGTGAAGTGGTTTGATAGAATCAAGACAGCACTCTGGCGAGTGCTGCTGCGCCGACAGGCGCAGCTGCACGAGCCGAGCGGTCACGCTGCCATCGACGCGACGTTCTTCGACCGCGAAAACGCGAGCAAACACTACTGCCGTCGGACGAATTACCGCGTTCAGACGCTCAAAGCAACAGCTCTCATCGATACAGAAACCCAAGCCATTCTGGACGTTCACTGTACGACAGAGAAAC of Natrarchaeobaculum sulfurireducens contains these proteins:
- the trpG gene encoding anthranilate synthase component II is translated as MSAPAIGEDDASEDAAKPLTVLFVDNYDSFTYNLVEYVSQQAGTETEVVKNTASLEEIRAVGPDAIVISPGPGHPENDRDVGVSAAVLRELSPEIPTLGVCLGLEAAVYEYGGTVGRAPDPIHGKASAVDHDGEGVFDGLEQGFRAGRYHSLVALEVPECFEVSATAEHGDETLVMGIRHREYPLEAVQFHPESVLTAVGHDVIENFLRTV
- a CDS encoding adenosylcobalamin-dependent ribonucleoside-diphosphate reductase; the protein is MSQQDLSAEELTLPIKRTEGETLEERMTANAYHNILPARYLRKDATGELVETQEELFERIGQNIALAEAVYEADNQDLEITVTPEQLKPGHPRRDELAEEVFGDGVTTDDSEGSEIPREDGEAVDDVEITLSEENVNKFAYDTVVPELPDEIRAHVEDVAETFIEGMETLSFMPNSPTLMNAGDELQQLSACFVMSPDDDLSNIHETAKKAAEVFQSGGGVGYGFWQLRPFGDSVGSTGGIASGPITFMRTYDQLCETIAQGGTRRGAQMGIMRVSHPDVIEFIHAKNKDVSLAHTLRLNDPDDYTYTTFAEALEEARELIDDDGRVPKHLRNAVEGHLSNFNISVGVTDAFMDALQNGEEYVFTNPRTEEPHIATEETKEMYSRYDLGEHVEVGEPLSIPAELIWGRIVEGAHENGEPGVIYLERVNKEHSFDVEEHPDHRILATNPCGEQPLEEFEACNLGHINLSTLADFEAPDWRVWFDEHGDEYDSQEAAVAAFLEEAIDFEEFDERIEYGTRFLENVVTMSDFPVEEIEEKVRNMRKIGLGIMGLAQLYIQLGIRYGSDAGNEVARQLMTHINHEAKATSHELALERGSFAEWDDSKYATPTEYREWFEHQTGEDADDWEGGFPIRNHNVTTIAPTGTTSMVGNTTGGCEPIYNVAYYKNVTDDVQGDEMLVEFDDYFLRVLEANDIDVETVKAEAQEQMATNQFEGVEGLSTVPNSIGELFVITSDLSAKDHAAVQCACQEGVDSAISKTVNAPNDSSLEDAKDVFEWVYENGGKGVTYYRDGTRSKQVLTTRADNADFADETEAAAALVEQIDEIFGGLEQFLESEDVREALEADVDSLVGGDAIEVHYTEKRDRPDALQGVSQRIDTGYGKIYVTINEDPETGQPFELFANIGHSGGFTNSFTEALAKVISTSLRSGVDPDEIVDELCGTRSPKVAWDKGEQIQSIPDAIGTAMRRYLDGEIDKPYPTQQTLEESADARITEHDEHETDGGAATIDSSDDATQDLIDAGESPECPDCGALSLYYSEGCKTCESCGWSEC
- a CDS encoding HVO_2523 family zinc finger protein translates to MAADSDRSDEPKRPADASREPASGAPTCPHCETPLYKRHCKYVCPQHGPIIDCSDPFR
- a CDS encoding TVP38/TMEM64 family protein, encoding MSTVPTRAIVGAILVTVIVGAGVVVSPAAAISAVESLAADPVLFGAVVAGLYLVRPLFAWPTTPLAIVVGYGYGVSLGVPIALVGVVVTVTPVFFAARWLVDPADCSTSATARNSDLLARAGDAIRRYYRTAGPIRGVTASRLAPIPSDVSTCAAAASGVRLRHLVIGTAIGELPWTVAAVIVGASAATITTGGLGELGLALTAACLLAAGVLLAGPLYRVLQARTEARTAGQPVDS
- a CDS encoding DUF5830 family protein, with translation MDRDEPEADQDEPVDDRVALGLALLERLEHETLSLAEVVDRIETVTSDPTATRTILDEAELRGIIEREDGIIRPKSRQYVSFDRDVITKEGEFSCRRCGSSLSTGYFIRLDAGELGPFGSSCIRKVTGRE
- a CDS encoding DUF7115 domain-containing protein, translated to MSVPGIVQSTLDNEEIAARVSLGGEDELFVTPTRTLVYRADGLLSDESVDEYPHDADRLTLSEGRRKTKFTLEYPLEGTEQFTIPAKKTERALHPVLAGVLNGNEITDPGETVVQTYRFSELTLILTSERLVKHIGGAVWDGDYEEFHFGDVTNLSFEDGSVATQIVLEVDGRPQRIKAPNEEAADLRERLQRALFEYHDVDSLEEFNALVDDEDDTDDGGASMDFGDGVEPLSADPPELEVDGERTSSNASVAGESAVTNPADAETNRPGSHSGGPQTWAETEPTVREDEPEYEPDSAEPVEPGDVFETADVTTETDVTDAADAISSGADPALLERIERLEDAVDRQTDLIEAQQETIEQLIDELRQGR
- a CDS encoding HsdR family type I site-specific deoxyribonuclease → MHRGVCVRLRKPITIRLKLRRAKPDPTLLLVTDRTALDDQIRATFERCGFPNPKKAEDMDDLREKLSTNAGETITTLIQKFQLHDDEKGDFPVLSRESDIYMMVDEAPRTQYKKLANHMRTALPNAFYIGFTGTLIEKKEKDTRRTFGNYIDTYTIDQSLEDDTTVEILYQGRLADIHLEGANLDRLFDRVFQDRTEEEKAEIQKRYARERDLAEAESRIEEVALDIVEHSENEIARPFKRMVVTTSKRAAIEYKKKLDDLNGPESRVVISHGHNDPEEVKQWAPSDTDLSKYKEEFVDPYGEVELLVVCDMLLTGFDAPVAQVMYLDKPLKEHNLLQVITRVNRPFPEKNHGLIVDYFRLDLAGEAAVTGREELADDPVRAQAVLSEDEVALALVRGRRHVAHGAPPSTRSLRRRVSQYGQKYRRAPGTKTIRIKRLQDRFGHSAFVSTGSTSRRAGGS